A region from the Hydra vulgaris chromosome 08, alternate assembly HydraT2T_AEP genome encodes:
- the LOC136083193 gene encoding uncharacterized protein LOC136083193, producing MYTHSVKPQSDTRWESRINCVKPLRYHLKEILEALEKLEVYALEKRDGATVTEVCSAMEYMTTWPFILSIVIWYDVLYQINKSSKLLQSSTTSLDVWHSEIKATYTFLQQYRETGFSDAHMKASEIAEVLDIAKIFPEVRSRQKKMIHSYECADEAHTIQLEQKFKVDFFLPLLDMSMGSVKERFEQVSSITELLTSYTVLRILFKSVKKILCLYIAKICKQSLAI from the coding sequence ATGTATACCCATTCCGTCAAGCCTCAATCCGATACCAGATGGGAAAGTAGAATAAACTGTGTGAAACCTCTTCGCTATCACCTGAAAGAGATATTAGAGGCATTAGAAAAATTGGAAGTGTATGCTCTAGAGAAGAGAGATGGCGCAACAGTCACAGAAGTATGTTCCGCGATGGAATATATGACTACATGGCCATTCATATTGTCAATCGTTATTTGGTATGACGTTTTATACCAAATTAACAAATCAAGTAAGCTTCTGCAGTCCTCTACAACTTCCCTTGATGTCTGGCATAGTGAAATAAAGGCCACATATACATTTCTTCAGCAATATCGTGAAACTGGATTTTCAGACGCACACATGAAAGCATCAGAAATCGCAGAAGTGTTGGACATTGCAAAAATTTTTCCAGAAGTGCGTTCCCGACAAAAAAAGATGATTCATTCATACGAGTGTGCCGATGAAGCTCACACCATCCAATTAGAACAGAAGTTTAAAGTTGATTTCTTTCTACCACTCCTTGATATGTCAATGGGATCAGTAAAGGAGCGTTTTGAACAAGTCAGTAGTATCACAGAGCTACTTACTTCCTATACCGTTCTGAGAATCTTATTCAAATCTGTAAAGAAAATTCTTTGTctttatattgcaaaaatttgcAAGCAAAGCTTGGCGATATAG
- the LOC136083194 gene encoding 52 kDa repressor of the inhibitor of the protein kinase-like: MAKYDSVLDELLRRIQKKETNEHYLSNDTQNELIELLAKEIEAENLSKVKKAKYFSIILDCTPDVSHKEQMSIILRSVVCIPGTGINISENFFGYLKVDDTTGKGLLDAFLDQTKKWELNILDCRGQSYDNGANMKGKAKGVQARLLQMI, encoded by the coding sequence ATGGCGAAGTATGATAGTGTGCTCGATGAACTTTTACGTCGGATTCAGAAGAAAGAAACTAATGAACATTATTTGAGCAATGATACCCAGAATGAGTTGATTGAATTGTTAGCCAAGGAGATTGAAGCCGAAAACCTTTCCAAAGTAAAGAAAGCgaaatatttttccattattttggATTGTACGCCAGACGTTTCACATAAAGAACAAATGAGCATAATCCTACGATCAGTAGTTTGCATTCCTGGGACAGGTATCAACATTTCTGAAAATTTCTTTGGATATCTCAAGGTAGATGATACCACTGGAAAAGGGCTTTTGGATGCCTTTCTAGATCAGACAAAAAAGTGGGAATTAAATATTCTTGACTGTCGAGGCCAATCCTATGATAACGGTGCTAACATGAAAGGAAAGGCAAAGGGTGTTCAAGCTAGGCTTCTTCAAATGATCTGA